The Pseudodesulfovibrio sp. JC047 genome includes the window CAAAGCGGCTTCTTGCCACCTGTCCGGAAGATGACCCCATGGTCCTCCAACTTTTTGGTGCAGAAAAATCCTATTTTGAACCGGTCATGGAAAAACTCATCGGCATGGGATACCGCAATTTTGATCTCAATGCCGGATGCCCTGTCCGTAAGGTGCTGAAGTCCGGTTCCGGCGTCAAACTGATGGACGATCTTGATACGCTGGTTGCCCTGGCCGAAATCATGGTCAAAAAAGTTGCCGAACATTCTGACACTGGCCGTGTTGGTGTCAAATTTCGTCTTGGGTTCAACAAAGGTGAAGAGGTTTTCATTGATCTGGCCAAGCGTCTTGAAGCGATTGGGGTGGACTGGGTCACCATGCACCCCCGCTACGGCAAGCAGATGTTTGCCGGAACAGCCAACTGGTCAAAACTCGCAGACCTCAAACGAGCCATTTCCATTCCTGTGGTCGGGTCAGGCGATCTGTTCACCGCAGAAGACGGCATTCGCTGCATCGAAGAGACAGGCATTGACGCCATCATGTTCGCACGAGGTGCCTTATACGACCCATCCATTTTCGCCCGATTTGTCGCATTGCGCCACGGCACACCGCTTCCCGCACGGGATGGCCAATTCCTCGCCGAAATCGTCCGAGAACACATTCGCCTGACTCGTGAGTATGAAGGCGATGATCGTTCTTTCCGAAAAATCCGATCCATCATCCCACGCTACGCAAAGGGATTGAAAGGCATTCGCGCCCTGCGTGGTTCTTTGTTGCAATGCGAAACCTGGGAGGATCTGGAAGAAGCCGCCAGTGATATCGCACGCATGGAACCAGCCAGCAACATATCTGACAAACCAGACGTTGACGGGATTTGCCAATAGGGTTTACACAATTTTAACTGCCTTGATTAATTTCATACTTTTGAAAAGGAAGCGATATCCCCATGGCCACAGAGTCAACTGACATCCTTCTGGAAGCCGGAACCAACGAACTCGAAATCGTCGAATTCTACCTTGAAGAAGAACCCAAGGGAGATGAACAGATCGAATTGAACCAGGAAGATCTTGCTCAGGACAAAGGTCGCAAACCCAGTCGCAAGGCCTATTATGGCGTCAATGTTGCCAAGGTTCTCGAAATTATTCGAAAGCCGGACGTCACCGAAATGCCGCAAACGTCACACAAATCAGTACTCGGCGCGTTCAACCTCCGTTCGCGGATCATTCCTCTTCTTGATCTCTCCATCTGGCTGAACAAAAAACGGGTGGAAAACGAACCTCCCAAAATCATTGTCACGGAATTCAACCAGGTCACATCCGCTTTCATGGTCTCCGGTGTCACCCGAATTCATCGCATTTCCTGGGAAGACGTCGAAGCACCCAACAAATACGTTTCCGCCCTGTCGTCCGACTCCATCACCGGTGTCGTCAAATTCGATGACCGGATCGTTTTCATTCTCGACCTTGAGCGCATCGTCTCGGAACTCAACCCGAACATGCGGCTGCAATTCGACGACAATGTCGAATTCGACGGCTCAGCCGGCTACAAGGCCCTTATCACTGACGACTCGCCCCTTATCCGTGAAATGATTCGAGACATGCTCGGCCAAGCTGGATTTCGCGTCGAAAAGACCAACAATGGTCGCGAATGTTGGGAACGCCTCGAAGAATACAAACGCTTGGCCACCATGGACAACCGCCCTATCACCGACTACGTCCAAATCGTCGTGTCAGACATTGAAATGCCCATGATGGACGGCCATCATCTCACCAAGCGCATCAAGGAAGATCCCGTCCTCCACGAACTGCCAGTCATCCTCTTTTCCTCGCTTATTACCGAAAAGCTCCGCCACCGAGGCGAAAGCGTGGGCGCAGACGAACAAATCTCCAAGCCTGAAATTACCTACCTCGCACAAAAGGCCGCCCTTCTCATCGAAGAACGCAAAAAAATGAAACGATAGGCTGCAATGCCTTCGGCAGGTGTGCGTGTTCGCGTAAGAGCACGGCTGCCGTGTGGAAGGATGATGTCTCCGACGGCCAGAACTTTTTGTCGCGCCTTCGGCGAGGGCATCCGTTATCAGTTGAGTGGGATTGAAGAAGGAAGTAGGATAAAAGAACAAATAATTTAAGAAACAAGAAAGCTTTGCAAAAAGAATAGGATTCACATTTTTTCATAAAGTCTGTAAAAAATACAATTTTTTACAACGCTCTCCCAAAAAACGCACGAACTCATGCTGCCGACAGCTTCGAGCGAAGCGAGCGACAAAAAGTTTCGGGGAGTCCAGAGGCCCCTTTTCAAAGGGGCCTTTGGCAGGTCCAGGACAGCGTCCTGGTCACGCTGAAAGCGACCCCCGGTAGGGCTGGTCACGCTGAAAGCGACCCCCGGTAGGGCTGGTCACGCTGAAGGCGCCCGCCGGGAGGCACTCTACATTCACAAAAGAAAAGGCTCTCGACGAATCGAGAGCCTTTTGTGTGTGAAAAGCTATGAAGCGTTAACAGATACGAGGGAGCTGTTCGCCTTCGAGCATACCGAGCAAGCGTTTGCCACCGAGCTGGGTAACCATCACGACTTTGCCGGGATTAGCGTCAGTCATGGTGCCGATACGACAGGCATCCTGTCCAAGGGGATCGGCGCGCATGATTTCAAGGGCTTTTTCAGCATATTCCTCGGGCAGAATACAGATAAACTTGCCTTCGTTGGCGAGATAGAGCGGATCGAGTCCGAGGATGGAACAACCACCCTTGACTTCTGGCCGAACGGGAATGTCGTTTTCCTGCAATTCGCAACAGACGTTGGAACTGGTGGTAATTTCATTGAGCGTAGTGGCCAAACCGCCGCGAGTGGGATCACGCATGACGTGTACTTCGGGCAATTCCTGCACAAGTTTGACGAGCAAATGATTCAGGGCTGCGGAATCGGATTGGACGTTCGCCTCGAATTCCAATCCTTCGCGAGTGCCGAGAATGGTCAAACCGTGGTCACCAATGGTGCCGGAGATGAGAACGGCGTCACCGGGCCGGGCCGCATCACCACTGGGAACCGGATCGGCAATGATGTCACCAATGCCGGTGGTATTGATGAAGATCTTGTCAACCGCTCCCTTGGGAACAACTTTGGTGTCACCTGTGACCACGGCAACACCAGCGTGTCGGGCGGCCTCGCCCATGGCCTGAACGATCTTTTCGAGATCATCCATGGGCAATCCTTCCTCAATGATGTAGCCACACGTCAAATATTTGGGAATGGCCCCCATCATGGCGACATCATTCACCGTCCCGTGAACCGCCAGAGAGCCGATGTTGCCACCGGGAAAGAAAATGGGGTCAACGGTAAAGGAATCGGTAGACATTGCCAGTTTGCCGGACATGGACAATTCGGCAGCGTCGTTGAGTCGATTCAATTCATCGTTACCAAGGTGTCCCAGAAAGAGCTGGGAAATGAGACGCTGCGAAGCGCGTCCTCCGCTGCCGTAATCGAGAAGTACTTTGTCAGACATGGTTAATCCAGTTTGTATTTATAATATGCAGCGCAACTGCCCTCGGTAGAAACCATGCAGGGACCGACCGGATTGGCCGGTGTACAGGCTTTGCCGAAAAGCGGACATTCGTCCGGCTGCTTGATTCCTTTCAAAATATCACCACACTTGCACCCCTTGAGTGGGGGGCAATCTTCTATGGTGATGCCAAATTCCTTTTTGGCATCGAACTCTTCCCACTCTGGCCGAATCTCCAACCCGGAGCCGGGAATAAGCCCAATCCCACGCCAGAGAGCGTCGGTCGGTTCAAAAACTTCGTACATGATTTCAACGGCCTTGGGATTGCCTTCGTCACCGACAATACGCGTGTAGTTGTTGACGACATGGGCCTCACCCTTGTTGCGCCAATCCACCATCTGATTCAATGACTGAAGGATATCCAGCGGCTCGAACCCGGTGACCACTGCGGATTTGCCATATTTTTCAGCGATGAAATCATACGGATGAGTTCCGATGATGGCCGAAACATGACCGGGCAGAATAAAACCGTCCACATTGATGGCGTCGTCGGACAACAACGCATCCAA containing:
- a CDS encoding tRNA-dihydrouridine synthase family protein, coding for MNTFTITPDAPWLAPLAGYSDLPFRLLSKQFGCGVRCSEMVSVKGLAFKNAGTKRLLATCPEDDPMVLQLFGAEKSYFEPVMEKLIGMGYRNFDLNAGCPVRKVLKSGSGVKLMDDLDTLVALAEIMVKKVAEHSDTGRVGVKFRLGFNKGEEVFIDLAKRLEAIGVDWVTMHPRYGKQMFAGTANWSKLADLKRAISIPVVGSGDLFTAEDGIRCIEETGIDAIMFARGALYDPSIFARFVALRHGTPLPARDGQFLAEIVREHIRLTREYEGDDRSFRKIRSIIPRYAKGLKGIRALRGSLLQCETWEDLEEAASDIARMEPASNISDKPDVDGICQ
- a CDS encoding chemotaxis protein — encoded protein: MATESTDILLEAGTNELEIVEFYLEEEPKGDEQIELNQEDLAQDKGRKPSRKAYYGVNVAKVLEIIRKPDVTEMPQTSHKSVLGAFNLRSRIIPLLDLSIWLNKKRVENEPPKIIVTEFNQVTSAFMVSGVTRIHRISWEDVEAPNKYVSALSSDSITGVVKFDDRIVFILDLERIVSELNPNMRLQFDDNVEFDGSAGYKALITDDSPLIREMIRDMLGQAGFRVEKTNNGRECWERLEEYKRLATMDNRPITDYVQIVVSDIEMPMMDGHHLTKRIKEDPVLHELPVILFSSLITEKLRHRGESVGADEQISKPEITYLAQKAALLIEERKKMKR
- the hypE gene encoding hydrogenase expression/formation protein HypE; protein product: MSDKVLLDYGSGGRASQRLISQLFLGHLGNDELNRLNDAAELSMSGKLAMSTDSFTVDPIFFPGGNIGSLAVHGTVNDVAMMGAIPKYLTCGYIIEEGLPMDDLEKIVQAMGEAARHAGVAVVTGDTKVVPKGAVDKIFINTTGIGDIIADPVPSGDAARPGDAVLISGTIGDHGLTILGTREGLEFEANVQSDSAALNHLLVKLVQELPEVHVMRDPTRGGLATTLNEITTSSNVCCELQENDIPVRPEVKGGCSILGLDPLYLANEGKFICILPEEYAEKALEIMRADPLGQDACRIGTMTDANPGKVVMVTQLGGKRLLGMLEGEQLPRIC
- the hypD gene encoding hydrogenase formation protein HypD, translating into MSFEFLEKFRDPGLCRKMLDRMEAGLYDDLRFMEVCGTHTVAIFQSGLRSLLPEKIIHLSGPGCPVCVTHESEVNAFLDLAVNERVIMATFGDLMRVPGNNGRNLKKAVADGARVKVVYSPFDTLKLAQENPDDIVVFIGVGFETTAPTIAATMKLARQQGITNLRILCFHKTVPLALDALLSDDAINVDGFILPGHVSAIIGTHPYDFIAEKYGKSAVVTGFEPLDILQSLNQMVDWRNKGEAHVVNNYTRIVGDEGNPKAVEIMYEVFEPTDALWRGIGLIPGSGLEIRPEWEEFDAKKEFGITIEDCPPLKGCKCGDILKGIKQPDECPLFGKACTPANPVGPCMVSTEGSCAAYYKYKLD